One genomic window of Paenisporosarcina antarctica includes the following:
- the katG gene encoding catalase/peroxidase HPI: protein MEKNVHDNNDEKRHTAAGDAQCPVTGGHKDSAITTSNKPGKTQNKDWWPNMLNLNILHQNDNKSNPLGEDFDYKKEFAKLDYDALKQDLKDLMTNSQDWWPADYGHYGPLFIRMSWHAAGTYRNTDGRGGGSTGNQRFAPLNSWPDNVNLDKARRLLWPIKKKYGNKISWADLLVLTGNVALESMGFKTFGFGAGREDIWAPEEDVYWGNEKEWLADNRYSGDRDLENPLAAVQMGLIYVNPEGPNGKPDPLASAVDIRETFARMGMNDEETVALIAGGHTFGKSHGAGDPSNVGDDPEASVTENQGLGWKSTYGSGKGRDTISSGIEGAWTAHPTKWDNGYYEQLFDYEWELTKSPAGAYQWTAKDLSEHQMAPDAEDSSIKVKTMMTTADMALRMDPAYEKISRRYYENMEEFQDAFARAWFKLLHRDMGPKERYWGPEVPEEVLIWQDPVQKATNILTFDELEELKAKISASGLTSQQLVKTAWASASTYRDSDKRGGANGARIRFAPQRGWEANEPEELATVLNVYENLKASIGNKVSLADLIVLGGNVALEQAVKAAGFDIAVPFTQGRGDALEDQTDAESFDVLEPVSDGFRNYQKQEYATSPEEMLLDKAQLLGLTAPEMTVLVGGMRALGANYQGTTEGIFSDNVGVLTNDFFTNLLDMNIEWTPAEFNKYDGKNRATGEVVLTASRFDLVFGSNSILRAISEVYAQDDNKEKFVRDFIKAWNKVMNADRFDLQK from the coding sequence ATGGAAAAAAATGTACATGATAACAATGATGAAAAGCGCCACACAGCGGCAGGAGATGCACAATGTCCAGTAACAGGCGGTCACAAAGATAGTGCGATTACGACATCGAACAAACCAGGCAAAACGCAAAATAAAGACTGGTGGCCGAATATGCTGAATTTGAATATTCTCCATCAGAATGATAATAAATCGAATCCATTAGGGGAAGATTTTGATTACAAAAAGGAATTTGCAAAGTTAGATTATGATGCATTAAAGCAAGATCTTAAAGATTTAATGACAAATAGTCAAGACTGGTGGCCAGCTGACTATGGACACTATGGTCCGTTATTCATTCGTATGTCATGGCATGCAGCAGGTACTTATCGAAATACAGACGGCCGTGGTGGTGGTTCTACTGGAAATCAACGTTTTGCGCCGCTAAACAGTTGGCCAGATAACGTAAACTTAGATAAGGCTCGTCGTTTGCTGTGGCCAATAAAGAAAAAGTATGGAAACAAAATTTCTTGGGCCGATTTGCTGGTGTTAACGGGAAATGTAGCACTTGAGTCGATGGGCTTTAAAACGTTTGGATTTGGAGCAGGTCGTGAAGACATTTGGGCACCAGAAGAAGACGTTTATTGGGGCAATGAAAAAGAGTGGTTAGCAGATAATCGTTATTCTGGTGATCGCGATTTAGAAAACCCTCTTGCTGCGGTTCAGATGGGCTTAATTTATGTGAATCCAGAAGGGCCAAATGGTAAACCAGACCCTCTTGCAAGTGCCGTGGATATTCGCGAGACATTTGCGCGTATGGGGATGAATGATGAAGAGACGGTTGCATTAATTGCAGGTGGACATACGTTTGGTAAATCACATGGAGCTGGAGATCCTTCTAACGTAGGTGACGATCCAGAAGCATCAGTAACCGAAAACCAAGGACTTGGATGGAAGAGTACGTATGGTTCAGGAAAAGGCCGAGATACCATTTCAAGCGGTATTGAAGGAGCTTGGACTGCCCATCCGACGAAATGGGATAATGGCTACTACGAGCAATTGTTTGATTACGAGTGGGAGTTGACGAAATCTCCTGCCGGTGCATATCAATGGACGGCAAAAGATTTATCAGAACACCAGATGGCACCTGATGCAGAAGATTCTTCAATAAAAGTGAAAACAATGATGACTACTGCCGATATGGCACTTCGCATGGATCCGGCGTATGAAAAAATTTCCCGCCGTTATTACGAAAATATGGAAGAGTTCCAAGATGCGTTCGCTCGTGCATGGTTCAAACTTCTTCACCGCGACATGGGACCGAAAGAGCGTTATTGGGGACCAGAAGTTCCGGAAGAAGTATTGATTTGGCAAGATCCAGTACAAAAAGCAACGAACATACTAACATTTGATGAATTGGAAGAGCTGAAAGCGAAAATCTCGGCAAGTGGGTTAACTTCGCAGCAGTTAGTTAAAACAGCTTGGGCTTCTGCAAGCACATACCGGGATTCAGACAAACGTGGCGGTGCAAACGGAGCGCGTATCCGATTTGCTCCTCAGCGCGGTTGGGAAGCAAATGAGCCGGAAGAGTTAGCAACCGTGCTTAATGTCTATGAAAACTTGAAAGCAAGCATTGGGAATAAAGTAAGTTTGGCTGACTTGATTGTGCTTGGAGGAAATGTTGCGCTTGAACAAGCTGTAAAAGCAGCTGGTTTTGATATTGCAGTTCCATTCACTCAAGGTCGAGGAGATGCACTCGAAGACCAAACGGATGCGGAAAGTTTTGATGTGTTGGAACCAGTTTCAGACGGTTTCAGAAACTATCAGAAGCAAGAATATGCTACAAGTCCAGAAGAAATGCTGCTCGATAAAGCCCAATTACTTGGCTTAACAGCTCCAGAAATGACAGTATTAGTTGGTGGTATGCGCGCATTAGGTGCAAATTACCAAGGGACAACTGAAGGAATTTTCTCTGACAATGTCGGCGTTTTGACAAATGATTTCTTCACCAACTTGCTGGATATGAACATCGAATGGACGCCAGCAGAATTTAATAAATACGATGGAAAAAACCGTGCAACTGGTGAAGTAGTCCTTACTGCATCACGTTTTGACCTAGTATTCGGCTCTAACTCCATACTGCGTGCTATTTCAGAAGTGTACGCTCAAGACGACAACAAAGAAAAATTCGTACGCGACTTCATCAAAGCATGGAACAAAGTGATGAATGCTGATCGATTCGATTTACAAAAATAA